In Armatimonadota bacterium, the following proteins share a genomic window:
- a CDS encoding manganese transporter, with product MMEILQYPFFQRALIASVLLGFSLPLIGVFVVTRRLSFFSEAVAHSAFTGLALSALLMTPAMPTVIAFAVLVTLAIVLTLHRTEIPADTVIGVYLALCAGAGILLLGILQGYQPGLFQFLFGDILALAWEDVWLVAVMCAGGVLAILAMWNALLRVSVHREMAMAMGTSAARVDTLFLVLLAVMVTLSLKLIGIVLVTAMLLLPAAAARNLTRSFRGMAVAACVIGGSSSVLGLYASYWFGTASGAAIVLTAAGVFILSVLFRREG from the coding sequence ATGATGGAGATTTTGCAGTATCCCTTCTTCCAGCGTGCGTTGATTGCCTCCGTGCTGTTGGGATTCAGCCTGCCACTCATCGGCGTATTTGTGGTAACACGGCGTCTCTCTTTTTTCAGTGAGGCAGTAGCTCACTCGGCGTTCACTGGGCTGGCGCTGTCTGCCCTGTTGATGACCCCTGCCATGCCGACGGTCATCGCCTTCGCGGTGCTGGTAACACTCGCTATCGTCCTCACCCTGCACCGCACGGAGATACCGGCGGATACTGTTATCGGCGTGTACTTAGCTCTGTGCGCGGGGGCAGGTATCCTGCTACTGGGCATCCTGCAGGGCTATCAGCCGGGACTCTTCCAGTTCCTGTTTGGCGACATCCTCGCGCTGGCATGGGAAGACGTGTGGCTGGTGGCGGTGATGTGCGCAGGGGGCGTGTTGGCGATACTGGCGATGTGGAACGCGCTGTTGCGGGTGTCCGTGCACCGCGAGATGGCGATGGCGATGGGCACTTCCGCCGCCCGGGTAGATACGCTTTTCCTGGTGTTGCTGGCGGTGATGGTCACGCTGTCGCTCAAGCTGATTGGCATTGTGCTGGTAACGGCGATGCTGTTATTACCAGCTGCCGCTGCGCGTAATCTCACACGCAGCTTTCGTGGGATGGCGGTTGCTGCCTGCGTGATCGGGGGCAGCAGCAGTGTGCTGGGGCTATATGCTTCTTACTGGTTCGGCACCGCGTCCGGCGCAGCCATTGTGCTCACCGCAGCAGGGGTGTTTATACTGTCGGTGCTTTTCCGACGAGAGGGATAG
- the znuC gene encoding zinc import ATP-binding protein ZnuC, producing the protein MADIILDVHNVSVEIGGTRLIENITLQVERGSTVAIIGPNGAGKTTLLRAVLGLVPLASGSITLFGVPISQLGELRKRVGYVPQRLEYDRYLPLTVKEMLRAYAPHASLANLESALQEVGVHRMLHHPIGKLSGGQLQRVVIALNLLREPQILFLDEPATGVDIEGESRFYDIIERLRAQRHLTVVLVSHDLSVVTRYASQVLCLNRRLLCFGPPAQALNAEMVRLVYGQEMTLYTHREHQP; encoded by the coding sequence ATGGCAGACATCATTCTGGATGTGCACAACGTCAGCGTGGAGATAGGCGGCACGCGCCTCATCGAGAATATCACCCTGCAGGTGGAGCGTGGCAGCACGGTTGCTATCATCGGTCCTAACGGCGCAGGCAAGACCACCCTGCTACGTGCGGTGCTGGGTCTGGTGCCCCTGGCTTCCGGCAGCATCACCCTGTTCGGGGTACCCATCTCCCAGCTGGGTGAACTGCGCAAGCGGGTGGGGTATGTACCCCAGCGGCTGGAGTACGACCGCTACCTTCCGCTCACAGTGAAGGAGATGCTGCGAGCCTACGCACCACACGCTTCTCTAGCAAACCTCGAATCTGCCCTGCAGGAGGTCGGCGTCCACCGGATGCTACACCATCCGATTGGGAAACTCTCTGGCGGGCAGCTTCAGCGTGTAGTGATTGCACTCAACCTCCTGCGCGAGCCACAGATCCTTTTTCTAGACGAGCCTGCGACGGGCGTGGATATCGAAGGCGAGAGCCGATTCTACGACATTATCGAACGCTTACGCGCACAACGTCATCTGACGGTGGTGCTGGTCTCGCATGACCTCAGCGTGGTGACGCGCTATGCTTCGCAGGTGCTGTGCCTGAACCGGAGATTGCTCTGCTTCGGACCACCTGCTCAGGCGCTGAACGCCGAGATGGTTCGCCTCGTCTATGGACAGGAGATGACACTCTATACCCATCGGGAGCACCAGCCATGA
- the znuA gene encoding high-affinity zinc uptake system binding-protein ZnuA has protein sequence MGKVEKLQKRCKHLRSKQTILLWVWLLALVSCTSHDANRSVTSEKKPLSIVATFFPVADIVRQVGGQHISVQTLLPPEGELHAFAPTARQMKLLQQAGAVFALGLGAEPFLDTMLRGLGRRHPRVVELANGCWTLPAAAEHEHHAVEGYHAEHAEAVDPHVWLSFRNAMRMVQNARDALIALDPEHADDYQRNANQLLSELQQLHYTLRERAKKWKQKKFIAAHGAYRYLAEEAGLEQVAVFEPLPGVEPSARWLRDLMRTARREGVKVIFAAPPASSRLVEAVAADLGVPVFLLDPLERTWHQPGESYQQRMMRNIETLDKAMR, from the coding sequence ATGGGAAAAGTTGAAAAATTACAAAAAAGATGTAAACACCTGAGGTCGAAGCAGACTATCTTGCTGTGGGTATGGCTTCTCGCTCTCGTCAGCTGCACCTCACATGATGCAAACCGTTCTGTCACCAGCGAGAAGAAGCCATTGAGCATCGTGGCGACTTTCTTCCCCGTAGCCGACATCGTCAGGCAGGTGGGTGGTCAGCACATCTCCGTGCAAACCCTGCTGCCCCCAGAGGGAGAACTACATGCCTTCGCGCCAACCGCCCGGCAGATGAAGCTGCTTCAGCAAGCAGGCGCAGTGTTCGCGCTGGGGCTGGGGGCAGAACCTTTTCTGGACACCATGCTTCGTGGGCTTGGGCGCAGACACCCGCGCGTGGTAGAATTAGCAAATGGGTGCTGGACGCTGCCTGCTGCGGCAGAGCATGAGCATCACGCTGTGGAAGGATACCATGCTGAGCACGCTGAAGCAGTGGACCCTCACGTCTGGTTGTCCTTTCGGAACGCGATGCGCATGGTGCAAAACGCCAGAGATGCACTGATTGCTCTGGATCCGGAGCACGCCGATGACTACCAGCGCAACGCGAACCAGCTTCTCTCGGAGCTGCAGCAGCTGCACTACACTCTGAGAGAACGGGCAAAAAAGTGGAAGCAGAAGAAGTTTATCGCGGCGCACGGAGCATACCGCTATCTCGCGGAAGAGGCGGGGCTGGAGCAGGTTGCTGTGTTTGAACCGCTGCCCGGTGTCGAGCCGTCCGCTCGATGGCTGCGCGACCTGATGCGTACCGCGCGTCGCGAAGGGGTAAAAGTGATTTTCGCCGCGCCCCCAGCCTCCTCACGGCTGGTGGAAGCGGTGGCCGCAGACCTCGGCGTGCCGGTATTTCTGCTGGACCCACTGGAGCGAACGTGGCATCAGCCGGGCGAAAGCTATCAGCAGCGTATGATGCGCAACATCGAAACACTGGATAAAGCGATGCGTTAG
- the fliC gene encoding B-type flagellin gives MSLRINTNITAMNAMRALSSTSEAFARSIERLSSGMRINRGADDPAGLIISENLRAQMAGMSQAVSNAQDAANLLKTAEGGLDEIHNLLRTMRQLAVHASNTGVNDLTALQADQTQIRSALESLNRIAEQTQFGTKKLLDGTAGISAQVTDTARLAGIFIGNTFNGVIVQSGDVTITVNTAATRAQVLGTATYASVNASISTVGGGTSGAGGTVVINGQSITVSGNDTVQTLIDRINALTSVTGVSAMFSSGNGSGVVVLTQVNYGANFSVQANQSATLLFASGTSSSSTGVDAVVTVSVTTSAGVTSALFTGGRASGDSGLKVKDAYGNTLLLTEAGNSTAISNARVAVVSAQSLVFQIGANAGQTARVALSDVRASQLGTTAVAGKSLSSIDVTTLDGAQNAIKIIDEAISQVSQLRGSIGAFQKNVLESTMRSLNVARENLAASESAIRDTNVAEEVMNYTKLQILQQAGMAVLAQANAAPQMVLSLLR, from the coding sequence ATGAGTCTTCGCATTAACACCAACATCACCGCGATGAACGCCATGCGCGCGTTGAGCAGCACCAGCGAAGCCTTCGCGCGCTCGATCGAGCGGTTGTCGTCTGGTATGCGCATCAATCGTGGCGCAGATGACCCCGCAGGGCTGATTATCTCCGAAAACCTGCGCGCCCAGATGGCAGGTATGTCGCAGGCGGTGTCCAACGCGCAGGATGCGGCAAACCTTTTGAAGACTGCCGAGGGTGGTCTGGATGAAATCCATAACCTGCTGCGCACCATGCGACAACTCGCGGTGCACGCCAGCAACACCGGTGTCAACGACCTGACGGCTTTGCAGGCGGACCAGACCCAAATCCGCTCCGCTCTGGAAAGCCTCAACCGCATCGCCGAACAGACCCAGTTCGGTACCAAGAAACTGCTGGACGGAACCGCAGGCATCTCCGCCCAGGTCACCGATACCGCACGACTGGCGGGTATCTTCATCGGCAACACCTTCAACGGCGTCATCGTGCAAAGCGGCGATGTCACCATCACCGTCAACACCGCTGCCACCCGCGCTCAGGTGCTGGGCACCGCTACCTATGCCAGCGTCAACGCCTCCATCTCCACCGTCGGCGGCGGAACCAGCGGCGCAGGAGGCACGGTGGTCATCAACGGACAGTCCATCACCGTCTCGGGCAATGACACCGTGCAGACCCTCATTGACCGCATCAACGCGCTGACCAGTGTGACCGGTGTGAGCGCGATGTTCAGTTCCGGCAACGGCAGTGGCGTGGTGGTGCTGACGCAGGTGAACTACGGAGCGAACTTCAGCGTGCAGGCGAACCAGAGCGCGACGTTGCTGTTTGCGTCGGGCACGTCCAGTTCCAGCACGGGTGTCGATGCGGTGGTGACGGTTTCGGTGACCACATCGGCTGGAGTGACCTCGGCGTTGTTCACGGGAGGTCGTGCTTCTGGCGACAGTGGTTTGAAGGTGAAGGACGCCTACGGCAACACGTTGTTGTTGACGGAGGCAGGCAACAGCACGGCGATTAGCAACGCGCGGGTAGCGGTGGTCTCGGCGCAGAGCTTGGTGTTCCAGATAGGCGCGAACGCAGGGCAGACCGCTCGCGTAGCGTTGTCGGACGTACGTGCCAGCCAGCTGGGTACAACCGCGGTGGCCGGAAAGTCGCTGAGTTCCATCGACGTCACCACGCTGGATGGTGCGCAGAACGCGATCAAGATAATCGACGAGGCGATTTCGCAGGTGAGCCAGCTGCGCGGTAGCATCGGTGCGTTTCAGAAGAACGTTCTGGAGAGCACGATGCGTTCATTGAACGTTGCCCGCGAGAATCTGGCGGCCTCGGAGAGCGCGATTCGCGACACCAACGTTGCCGAGGAAGTGATGAACTACACGAAGTTGCAGATTCTGCAGCAGGCGGGCATGGCGGTGCTGGCACAGGCGAACGCCGCGCCGCAGATGGTGCTGTCGCTTCTCCGCTAA
- a CDS encoding alcohol dehydrogenase: protein MESLCIYFTGKDQVELVRENVPPVGPGQVLVRARKSLISTGTECICLGRLFEEGTHWDRWVKYPFPPGYSMMGVVEQVGEGVTNLKPGDRVVFQRSHRQWHVVDASLPVKVPDEVNDEDASWFALAMISQNAVRAAEHQLGDNVVLIGAGLLGQLTVQYLRLQGARQIIVVDPAEPRLKMAKEHGATTVIAKRVQEARDEILGLTDGKGAEVVYDITGIASVFAPALTLLRKFGKLILLGDTGEPSQQFLTGDVITKGLRIIGTHASNPPAVSTDHAPWTQAEMYKLFFTYVARGDMRVNDLITHRFTPHEAPQAYHMLRHDRSAAMGVVFDWTVV from the coding sequence ATGGAGTCGCTGTGTATCTACTTCACCGGTAAGGACCAGGTGGAACTTGTCAGGGAGAATGTGCCGCCAGTGGGACCGGGACAGGTGCTGGTGCGCGCACGGAAAAGCCTGATCAGCACCGGCACGGAATGTATCTGCCTGGGCAGGTTGTTTGAGGAGGGCACGCATTGGGACCGCTGGGTAAAGTACCCCTTCCCGCCCGGCTACAGCATGATGGGCGTGGTAGAGCAGGTTGGCGAAGGAGTGACGAATCTGAAGCCGGGAGACAGGGTGGTTTTCCAGCGGTCGCACCGACAGTGGCATGTAGTGGATGCCAGCTTGCCGGTCAAAGTGCCCGACGAGGTGAACGACGAGGACGCTTCGTGGTTTGCTCTGGCGATGATTTCGCAAAACGCGGTGCGTGCTGCTGAACACCAGCTGGGCGACAACGTGGTGCTTATCGGAGCGGGGCTGCTGGGGCAGCTGACGGTGCAGTACCTGCGTTTGCAAGGCGCACGGCAGATTATTGTGGTGGACCCAGCCGAGCCTCGCTTGAAAATGGCGAAAGAGCATGGCGCCACTACCGTTATTGCGAAACGAGTGCAGGAGGCGCGAGATGAGATTCTGGGGCTAACGGATGGCAAGGGCGCCGAGGTGGTTTATGACATCACCGGCATTGCCTCGGTGTTCGCTCCCGCCCTCACCCTTCTCCGAAAATTCGGTAAGCTCATTTTGCTGGGCGACACGGGCGAGCCGTCGCAGCAGTTCCTGACCGGTGACGTGATTACCAAGGGGTTGCGCATCATCGGCACGCACGCCAGTAACCCGCCAGCGGTCAGCACCGACCATGCCCCGTGGACGCAAGCGGAGATGTACAAACTCTTTTTCACCTATGTGGCACGTGGGGACATGCGGGTGAACGACCTGATTACACACCGATTCACGCCACACGAGGCTCCGCAGGCGTATCACATGCTTCGTCATGACCGTTCGGCGGCGATGGGTGTGGTGTTTGACTGGACGGTAGTCTAA
- the galK gene encoding galactokinase, translated as MFEVVEQARKSFQERYGRLPTAYGIAPGRVEVLGNHTDYNGGYVMSAAIDRVTVVAAGKSSSVQCRVFAQQKGTEASFTLDAIQRDPHDRWADYVKGVVVELQKVGISIEPFEAVVTGNVPIGAGVSSSASLEVATAMAIMELHGASLPRWEIAKLCRRAENEFVGMPCGILDQFSSVFGEKDSILFLDTRTEEHEAMALPGDSFGLILIHSMAQHTLVSGDYATRHRECMEAAAWFRERLGQHVQLLRDVSWEEFLRWEAQMPEPLRRRARHVISENKRVLDGREALHRGDIARLGELMFASHESSRVDYENSTPELDLLVGLAREHGAIGARLTGAGWGGATINLVHDRQMEQFALQVSEEYTRRTGIQPGVHRCHISQGAKALRE; from the coding sequence ATGTTTGAGGTTGTAGAACAGGCACGAAAATCCTTTCAGGAGCGATATGGAAGACTGCCTACTGCGTACGGCATTGCACCCGGCAGGGTGGAGGTGTTGGGCAACCACACTGACTACAACGGCGGTTACGTGATGAGCGCGGCGATTGACCGCGTCACAGTGGTCGCCGCAGGAAAGAGCAGCTCAGTGCAATGTCGCGTTTTTGCCCAGCAGAAAGGCACCGAAGCCTCTTTCACGCTGGATGCCATACAGCGGGACCCTCACGACCGCTGGGCAGACTATGTGAAGGGGGTGGTAGTGGAACTGCAAAAAGTGGGCATCTCGATAGAACCCTTTGAGGCGGTGGTAACGGGCAACGTGCCCATCGGCGCGGGGGTTAGTAGTAGCGCGTCGTTGGAGGTAGCGACTGCGATGGCGATCATGGAGCTACACGGCGCCAGCCTGCCCCGTTGGGAGATCGCCAAACTGTGTCGCCGAGCCGAGAACGAGTTTGTGGGGATGCCGTGCGGTATTTTAGACCAGTTCTCTTCCGTTTTCGGTGAGAAAGATAGCATCCTCTTTCTGGACACCCGTACCGAAGAGCATGAAGCAATGGCTTTGCCGGGCGATTCGTTCGGGCTGATCCTTATCCACTCGATGGCGCAGCATACGCTGGTCAGCGGCGACTACGCTACGCGCCACCGCGAGTGCATGGAGGCGGCGGCATGGTTCCGCGAACGGTTGGGCCAGCACGTGCAGCTATTGCGCGATGTCAGTTGGGAAGAGTTCCTTCGGTGGGAGGCGCAGATGCCCGAGCCTTTGCGCAGGCGGGCACGCCATGTGATTAGTGAGAACAAGCGTGTGCTGGATGGGCGTGAGGCGTTGCATCGCGGCGACATCGCGCGGCTGGGCGAGCTGATGTTCGCCTCTCACGAAAGCAGTCGGGTAGACTACGAAAACTCCACCCCTGAGCTGGACCTGCTGGTAGGACTGGCGAGAGAGCATGGCGCGATAGGGGCACGCTTGACCGGCGCCGGCTGGGGAGGAGCCACTATCAATCTCGTGCACGACCGGCAGATGGAGCAGTTTGCTCTGCAGGTATCCGAAGAGTACACCCGGCGCACGGGGATACAACCCGGCGTTCACCGTTGTCACATTTCGCAGGGAGCGAAAGCACTTCGTGAATAG
- a CDS encoding glucan 1,3-alpha-glucosidase, which produces MPRPVVLGNGEILVCEDSALNIRDFYFPYVGLFNHLSGHKIRMGVWCDGRFSWLDSGEWAITIDYLPDTLVTQCTAVHSGMNLSLVINDCVSHRENVFLRRVRLRNLSDFPREVRVFFSHNFHIAETDIGDTAFYNPFLQAVIHYKRDSWFLATGTSRYNGIYQYACGVKGFGGAEGTWRDCEDGELSGRPIEQGSVDSSISFRLLLAPGEEEDLHYWIAAGRDYQQVRVLHSHVVERGFDEIIRDTANYWARWSEKGAALVQTLPEPVAKLFRRSLLVMRTQIDDRGAVIAANDTDIMSTARAHYSYMWPRDGAIVAYALDTIGYPDTTRRFFEFCARVLPKDRPVLMHKYSADGSVGSSWHPWVIGDQHEIPFQEDSTASVLWALWHHYQCYHDLEFIASLYESLILPTARFMATYRDPQTRLPLPSYDLWEERRGIHTYTCASVYAALRAAARFAHLFGDDEEHELFRTAAQEVRDGILNTLYDENTNCFVRTIVPDVQGHYSRDTTADSSVLGVLRYGVLDADAPQTQRCVQYTREKLWVNTSIGGLARYENDYYHRRSYEVPGNPWIICTLWLAEYEIEKANSPADLRTAMELIEWATQRSMQTGVLPEQVDPHTGEPLSVAPLTWSHAEYVYVVMAYLRRLREMME; this is translated from the coding sequence ATGCCACGACCCGTGGTGCTGGGCAACGGTGAGATACTGGTCTGCGAAGACAGCGCACTGAATATCCGCGATTTCTATTTTCCCTACGTGGGGCTGTTCAATCACCTCAGCGGGCACAAAATCCGCATGGGCGTGTGGTGCGATGGGCGATTCTCCTGGCTGGATAGCGGCGAATGGGCAATCACTATCGATTATCTGCCGGACACGCTCGTGACGCAATGCACCGCGGTACATTCTGGCATGAATCTCAGCCTGGTCATCAACGACTGCGTCTCGCATCGTGAGAACGTCTTCTTGAGGCGGGTGCGGCTGCGCAATCTCAGCGACTTCCCACGCGAAGTACGGGTCTTCTTTTCGCACAACTTCCATATTGCTGAAACCGACATCGGCGATACTGCGTTCTACAACCCCTTCCTGCAGGCGGTGATACATTACAAACGCGACAGCTGGTTTCTGGCTACCGGTACCAGCCGATACAACGGCATCTATCAGTATGCCTGTGGTGTGAAAGGGTTTGGGGGCGCGGAGGGCACCTGGCGCGATTGCGAGGACGGCGAGCTGAGCGGGCGCCCCATCGAACAGGGGTCGGTAGACAGTTCCATCAGTTTCCGTCTGTTGCTTGCACCCGGCGAAGAAGAGGACCTGCACTACTGGATAGCTGCAGGGCGGGATTACCAGCAAGTGCGCGTGCTCCACAGCCATGTGGTGGAACGAGGCTTCGACGAGATAATTCGCGACACCGCGAACTACTGGGCGCGATGGTCGGAGAAGGGAGCGGCGTTGGTGCAGACCTTGCCCGAGCCGGTAGCGAAACTATTCCGCCGCAGCCTGCTGGTGATGCGCACACAGATAGATGACCGAGGAGCGGTCATCGCGGCAAACGACACCGATATCATGAGCACCGCCCGAGCACACTACAGCTACATGTGGCCCCGCGACGGAGCTATCGTTGCCTATGCGCTGGACACCATCGGTTATCCCGATACCACGCGCCGCTTCTTCGAGTTCTGCGCCCGCGTACTGCCCAAAGACCGCCCGGTGCTGATGCACAAATACTCCGCCGATGGCTCCGTGGGCTCCTCCTGGCATCCGTGGGTCATCGGCGACCAGCATGAAATCCCGTTCCAAGAAGACAGTACAGCGTCGGTGCTGTGGGCGCTATGGCATCACTATCAATGCTACCACGACCTGGAGTTCATCGCTTCTCTCTACGAGAGCCTTATCCTGCCAACGGCGCGCTTTATGGCAACCTATCGTGACCCACAGACACGCTTGCCATTGCCCAGCTATGACCTCTGGGAAGAGCGCAGGGGTATCCACACGTACACCTGTGCTTCCGTGTATGCCGCTCTACGTGCAGCAGCACGATTCGCTCACCTCTTCGGCGACGATGAGGAGCACGAACTGTTCCGCACCGCTGCGCAGGAGGTCAGAGACGGTATCCTGAACACCCTCTACGACGAAAACACAAACTGCTTTGTTCGAACGATCGTCCCGGATGTGCAGGGGCACTATAGCCGGGACACGACGGCGGACAGCAGTGTGCTGGGCGTGCTGCGCTATGGCGTGCTGGACGCCGACGCCCCGCAAACGCAACGCTGCGTCCAATACACGCGAGAGAAGCTCTGGGTGAACACCTCCATAGGCGGGCTGGCAAGATATGAGAACGACTACTACCACCGCAGAAGCTACGAAGTGCCCGGCAACCCCTGGATTATCTGCACTCTCTGGCTGGCGGAGTACGAGATAGAGAAAGCAAACAGCCCTGCTGACCTGCGCACAGCAATGGAACTGATCGAATGGGCGACGCAACGCTCCATGCAGACAGGGGTACTGCCCGAACAGGTAGACCCTCACACGGGCGAACCGCTCTCGGTAGCGCCGCTGACATGGAGCCATGCGGAGTACGTATACGTGGTGATGGCATATCTGCGCCGTCTGCGCGAAATGATGGAGTAA
- a CDS encoding Rrf2 family transcriptional regulator, which translates to MIRLLDSGVQTEYAVRALACLAKRGEGAIVTVKELAQEADVSVNFLYTIFKDLEQHGLVHAHRGRERGFSLTRPPSQISYLDILHACEGQIEKKQCLLDHRVMCDNVHPCAAHEAWNSLREMAERQLAKVTLDQIVAKNPPWEQTRAK; encoded by the coding sequence ATGATTCGCCTTTTAGACAGCGGAGTGCAAACCGAGTATGCCGTGCGTGCGCTTGCTTGCCTGGCCAAACGAGGGGAGGGCGCCATTGTCACCGTCAAGGAGCTGGCGCAAGAAGCGGACGTGTCTGTGAACTTCCTGTACACCATCTTTAAGGATCTTGAGCAGCACGGTCTGGTGCACGCTCATCGTGGGCGGGAGCGTGGTTTCTCGCTCACTCGCCCTCCCAGCCAGATTAGCTATCTGGACATCCTGCATGCCTGCGAGGGGCAGATAGAGAAAAAGCAGTGCCTTCTGGACCACCGCGTAATGTGCGACAACGTCCATCCCTGCGCCGCCCACGAGGCTTGGAACTCGCTGCGCGAGATGGCGGAACGCCAGCTGGCAAAGGTCACCTTAGACCAGATTGTGGCGAAGAACCCGCCCTGGGAACAGACACGGGCTAAATAA
- the fruR gene encoding DeoR family transcriptional regulator, which produces MFAEERRQQILHQLRQQGKVTVDELSARFGVSAPTIRADLSFLEKQGLLRRTHGGALPVESTLYEPPYAIREMKNLLEKRAIARVAATLVQDEETVLLDAGTTTFEVALQLKQRRGLKVVTNSLAIALELTERKDMEVVLLGGSVHAARRATLGELVLHALDVIYVDHAFLSFNGVDARAGYTSVDFEAAAVKRKMMQHARQVIVVADHAKLGQIAFAQVAPVHAAHVLIVDSGASPDAVKAFEEAGVRVLLAPLI; this is translated from the coding sequence ATGTTTGCTGAGGAAAGAAGACAACAGATACTGCACCAGTTGCGACAGCAGGGCAAGGTCACCGTGGACGAGCTGAGTGCGCGCTTTGGTGTTTCCGCACCTACCATCCGCGCGGATTTAAGCTTTCTGGAGAAGCAAGGCTTGCTGAGGCGCACGCACGGGGGGGCATTGCCTGTGGAAAGCACGCTGTATGAGCCGCCATACGCTATCCGCGAGATGAAGAATCTGCTGGAGAAGCGAGCCATCGCGCGCGTAGCGGCGACGCTGGTGCAGGACGAGGAGACGGTACTGCTGGATGCAGGAACTACCACCTTCGAGGTCGCGCTTCAGCTAAAACAGCGCAGAGGGCTGAAGGTAGTCACCAACTCGCTGGCTATCGCGCTGGAGCTGACGGAGCGCAAGGATATGGAAGTGGTACTGCTAGGGGGCAGCGTTCATGCCGCACGTCGCGCCACGCTGGGCGAGCTGGTGCTGCACGCGCTGGACGTGATTTACGTAGACCACGCCTTCCTGTCGTTCAACGGGGTGGACGCGCGCGCAGGCTACACCAGCGTGGATTTCGAAGCCGCCGCCGTCAAGCGCAAAATGATGCAGCACGCGCGGCAGGTGATTGTCGTGGCAGACCACGCGAAATTAGGACAAATCGCCTTTGCGCAAGTCGCCCCCGTCCACGCCGCGCATGTGCTGATCGTCGACAGTGGCGCCTCCCCCGATGCGGTGAAAGCCTTCGAGGAAGCAGGCGTGCGCGTGCTGCTTGCGCCCCTTATTTAG
- a CDS encoding ABC transporter, producing the protein MMSAEIIRAEDVWAGYSTLPVLKGIHLRVSRGEFVGLLGPNGSGKSTLLRVLSGVLKPRRGQVWLDGQPLSQMRAKEAAQKLAFVPQREDVAFSFTAWEVVLLGRAPHIGWWGRERAEDVQATRQAMERTDSLSLAERAFHTLSGGERQRVVLARGLAQETPLLFLDEPLTHLDVAHQVGTLSLLRQLNREEGLTVLAALHDINLASEFCDRLIVLRQGQIVADGTPSEVITPVLLARVFGLDAWVRVNPATGRPHVLPRTLQHVEAQGDNGRRVHVVCGGGTGAAWIGTLARAGWYVSVGVLHLLDSDEEIAQELGAEVITEAPFTPISPESLALLRDALAKAEAILIAPVAFGHGNLANLQAVEEGQRAGKRVLLADCNWRERDFTGGQATEIIERLKANGAQVVATPEEAVSSLTGLM; encoded by the coding sequence ATGATGAGTGCAGAAATCATACGTGCGGAAGATGTATGGGCAGGATACAGCACGTTGCCCGTACTGAAGGGTATTCACCTGCGTGTCTCGCGTGGCGAGTTCGTGGGCTTGCTGGGTCCAAATGGTAGCGGCAAGTCCACACTGCTGCGCGTGCTCAGCGGGGTGCTGAAACCGCGGAGGGGGCAAGTATGGCTGGATGGACAGCCGCTGAGCCAAATGCGCGCAAAGGAAGCGGCGCAGAAGCTGGCGTTTGTGCCCCAGCGCGAGGATGTGGCGTTCAGTTTCACCGCATGGGAGGTGGTGTTGCTGGGTCGCGCGCCGCATATCGGCTGGTGGGGCAGAGAGCGTGCGGAGGACGTGCAGGCGACCCGGCAGGCGATGGAGCGCACGGACAGCCTGTCGCTGGCGGAGCGAGCCTTCCACACGCTGAGCGGCGGCGAGAGACAGCGGGTGGTTCTGGCGCGTGGATTGGCGCAGGAGACGCCCCTGCTGTTTCTGGACGAGCCGTTGACGCACCTGGACGTAGCGCACCAGGTGGGCACGCTCTCCCTGTTGCGCCAGCTGAACCGTGAAGAGGGGTTAACGGTGCTGGCGGCGTTGCACGACATCAATCTCGCTTCCGAGTTCTGCGACCGGTTGATTGTCTTAAGGCAGGGGCAAATCGTGGCGGATGGCACGCCGTCGGAGGTGATTACGCCTGTGCTGCTGGCGCGGGTGTTCGGACTGGACGCATGGGTGCGGGTAAACCCGGCGACTGGTCGCCCGCACGTGTTGCCACGCACGTTACAGCATGTGGAGGCACAGGGTGACAACGGCAGGCGAGTGCATGTGGTATGCGGTGGCGGCACGGGTGCAGCGTGGATTGGCACGCTGGCGCGAGCGGGGTGGTATGTGTCAGTGGGCGTATTGCACCTGCTGGATAGCGATGAGGAAATCGCGCAGGAGTTGGGGGCAGAGGTCATCACCGAGGCGCCGTTTACGCCCATTTCGCCCGAGAGCCTTGCGCTGTTGCGCGACGCGCTGGCAAAAGCGGAGGCGATACTTATCGCGCCAGTGGCGTTTGGGCACGGCAATCTCGCGAACCTGCAGGCGGTGGAAGAGGGGCAGCGAGCGGGCAAGCGAGTACTGCTGGCGGACTGCAACTGGCGCGAGCGCGACTTCACCGGCGGCCAGGCGACGGAGATTATCGAACGGTTGAAAGCGAACGGGGCGCAGGTGGTCGCAACGCCGGAGGAGGCGGTTAGCAGCCTGACCGGGCTCATGTAG